A window of the Theileria parva strain Muguga chromosome 2, complete sequence, whole genome shotgun sequence genome harbors these coding sequences:
- a CDS encoding ATP11 family protein translates to MGISYPCGRRLCDVVKLPLLRKLSPKRISQLWQQYYESTPYINAKIITSSDYVKIRANSRCKEFVIPVPKGPGNYFNLFLQFHGKSVLYTSVHSVNTRGITNSVPLMVLTFYDELEESHGIILLRSDVLGEITKEESMSVLENTLKFYIDFNLFQWVNTFNSKPKEFNYEDYIKQNNHIFNIF, encoded by the coding sequence atggGTATATCATATCCTTGTGGTAGAAGATTGTGTGACGTGGTGAAGCTCCCGTTGTTGAGGAAACTGTCCCCGAAACGGATTTCCCAGCTGTGGCAACAGTACTACGAGTCAACTCCTTATATCAATgctaaaataataacttCGTCAGACTATGTGAAAATTCGTGCTAACAGTCGTTGTAAAGAATTTGTGATCCCCGTGCCCAAGGGGCCGGGGAATTACTTTAATCTTTTCCTCCAATTTCACGGGAAGTCTGTGCTCTACACTTCTGTACACTCCGTTAATACCAGGGGCATTACTAATAGTGTGCCCCTGATGGTACTAACGTTTTATGACGAGTTGGAAGAGTCGCACGGGATAATACTACTGCGTAGTGATGTCCTGGGAGAAATAACAAAAGAGGAATCAATGAGTGTGTTGGAGAATACGTTGAAGTTTTATATCGACTTTAATCTCTTCCAGTGGGTAAACACTTTTAACTCCAAACCCAAGGAGTTCAACTATGAAGACTAcattaaacaaaataatcacatcttcaatattttttaa